Proteins encoded within one genomic window of Calypte anna isolate BGI_N300 chromosome 25, bCalAnn1_v1.p, whole genome shotgun sequence:
- the PEA15 gene encoding astrocytic phosphoprotein PEA-15, protein MAEYRTLLEELSRNITAEDLETLKSACKEDIPSGESEAIATGQHWFQFLEKHSKLDRDNLSYIEHIFEISRRPDLLTMVVQYRTHVLKISEEDEVDTKLTRIPSAKKYKDIIRQPSEEEIIKLAPPPKKA, encoded by the exons ATGGCCGAGTACCGCActctgctggaggagctgtcCCGGAACATCACAGCCGAGGACCTGGAGACGCTGAAATCCGCCTGCAAGGAGGACATCCCCAGCGGGGAGAGCGAGGCCATCGCCACCGGGCAGCACTGGTTCCAGTTCCTGGAGAAACACAGCAAACTGGACCGGG ACAACCTCTCCTACATCGAGCACATCTTCGAGATCTCCCGCCGCCCCGACCTCCTGACCATGGTGGTTCAGTACCGCACCCACGTCCTCAAGATCTCCGAGGAGGACGAGGTGGACACCAAACTCACGCGTATCCCCAGCGCCAAGAAGTACAAGG ACATCATCCGGCAGCCCTCGGAAGAGGAGATCATCAAACTGGCCCCCCCACCCAAGAAAGCCTGA
- the CASQ1 gene encoding calsequestrin-1 encodes MVLELAAQVLEEKGVGFGLLDSEKDAAITKKLGLTEEGSIYVFKEDEVIEYDGEMAANTLVEFLLDLRGSWDLFLTLVVVSGDPDAVPPSQVLEDPVEFIEGDHELQAFENIEEDPKLIGYFKDKDSENFKAFKEAAEQLHPYVPFFATFDTKVAKKLRLRLNKINFYQPFLEEPLPIPGSPHTRGEILDFVEQNRRPPLRKLKPESMYETWEDDMDGIHIVAFAEADDPDGFEFLEILKDVARDNVDNPDLSILWIDPKDFPLLIPYWEKTFGIDLSVPQLGVINVTDADSVWLEMVDEDDLPGPEEVEQWLKDVLEDEEDDDGNDDNDDEGDDDNGDNGADDSDDDDDDDDDDDDDDDDDDDDENKEDDSDEDDNDSDDNT; translated from the exons ATGGTCCTGGAG ctggcagcccaggtgctggaggagaagggggtggGCTTCGGCCTCCTCGACTCAGAGAAGGACGCAGCCATCACCAAAAAGCTGG GCCTGACAGAGGAGGGCAGCATCTACGTGTTCAAGGAGGATGAAGTGATCGAGTACGACGGGGAGATGGCAGCCAACACCCTGGTGGAATTCCTGCTGGAT CTGAGGGGGAGCTGGGACCTGTTCCTGACCTTGGTTGTGGTCTCTGGGGACCCCGATGCTGTGCCCCCCTCCCAGGTGCTCGAGGACCCAGTGGAGTTCATTGAGGGTGACCACGAGCTCCAGGCCTTCGAGAACATCGAGGAGGACCCCAAACTCATTGGGTACTTCAAGGACAAGGACTCAGAGA atttcaAAGCCTTTaaggaggcagctgagcagctccacCCCTACGTCCCTTTCTTTGCCACCTTTGACACCAAG GTGGCCAAAAAGCTGAGGCTGAGGTTGAACAAGATCAACTTCTACCAACCCTTCCTGGAGGAGCCACTGCCCATCCCCGGCAGCCCCCACACCCGGGGGGAGATCCTGGACTTTGTGGAGCAGAacaggag GCCCCCTCTGCGGAAACTCAAACCCGAGAGCATGTATGAGACCTGG GAGGATGACATGGATGGGATCCACATCGTGGCCTTTGCTGAGGCAGATGATCCAG ATGGGTTCGAGTTCCTGGAGATCCTGAAGGACGTGGCCCGGGATAACGTGGACAACCCTGACCTCAGCATCCTCTGGATCGACCCCAAGGATTTCCCGCTG CTCATCCCTTACTGGGAGAAAACCTTCGGCATCGACCTCTCCGTGCCCCAGCTTGGGGTGATCAATGTCACCGAC GCTGACAGCGTGTGGCTTGAGATGGTGGATGAGGATGATCTGCCCGGGCCGGaggaggtggagcagtggctgAAGGATGTgctggaggatgaggaggatgatgaTGGCAACGATGACAATGATGATGAAGGTGATGATGACAACGGTGATAATGGTGCTGATGACAgcgatgatgatgatgatgatgatgatgatgatgatgatgatgatgatgatgatgatgatgatgaaaacaAGGAGGATGACAGTGATGAGGATGACAATGACAGTGATGACAACACCTAA
- the LOC103530530 gene encoding sodium/potassium-transporting ATPase subunit alpha-2 isoform X2, producing MGRGVGREYSPAATTSENGGGKRKQKEKELDELKKEVNLDDHKLSLDELGRKYQVDLSRGLTNARAAEILLQDGPNALTPPPTTPEWVKFCRQLFGGFSILLWIGAILCFLAYGIQAAMEDEPSNDNLYLGVVLAAVVIVTGCFSYYQEAKSSKIMDSFKNMVPQQALVIREGEKIQINAENVVVGDLVEVKGGDRVPADMRIISSHGCKVDNSSLTGESEPQTRSPEFTHENPLETRNICFFSTNCVEGTARGIVISTGDRTVMGRIASLASGLEMGRTPIAMEIEHFIRLITGVAVFLGLSFFILSLILGYTWLEAVIFLIGIIVANVPEGLLATVTVCLTLTAKRMARKNCLVKNLEAVETLGSTSTICSDKTGTLTQNRMTVAHMWFDNQIHEADTTEDQSGATFDKRSPTWTALARIAGLCNRAVFKPGQENISISKRDTAGDASESALLKCIQLSCGSVKKMRDRNPKVTEIPFNSTNKYQVSIHEREDDPQGYLLVMKGAPERILDRCSRILLQGQEVPLDQELREAFQNAYLELGGLGERVLGFCHLYLPPDKFPRGFRFDADEVNFPTENLCFVGLMSMIDPPRAAVPDAVGKCRSAGIKVIMVTGDHPITAKAIAKGVGIISEGNETVEDIAARLNIPVSQVNPREAKACVVHGSDLKDMTSEQLDEILKNHTEIVFARTSPQQKLIIVEGCQRQGAIVAVTGDGVNDSPALKKADIGIAMGISGSDVSKQAADMILLDDNFASIVTGVEEGRLIFDNLKKSIAYTLTSNIPEITPFLLFIIANIPLPLGTVTILCIDLGTDMVPAISLAYEAAESDIMKRQPRNPRTDKLVNERLISMAYGQIGMIQALGGFFTYFVILAENGFLPGTLVGIRLAWDDRSTNDLEDSYGQEWTYEQRKVVEFTCHTAFFASIVVVQWADLIICKTRRNSVFQQGMKNKILIFGLLEETALAAFLSYCPGMGVALRMYPLKVTWWFCAFPYSLLIFAYDEVRKLILRRYPGGWVEKETYY from the exons ATGGGCAGAGGG GTCGGGCGCGAGTACTCGCCCGCTGCCACCACCTCGGAGAACggggggggcaagaggaagcagaaggagaaggagctggatgAGCTGAAGAAGGAGGTCAACTTG GATGACCACAAACTGTCCCTGGATGAACTGGGCAGAAAGTACCAGGTGGACCTGTCCCGG gGTCTGACCAATGCACGGGCAGCCGAGATCCTTCTGCAGGACGGCCCCAACGCCCTCACgcccccccccaccacccccgAGTGGGTCAAGTTCTGCCGGCAGCTCTTCGggggcttctccatcctcctctggATCGGGGCCATCCTCTGCTTCCTGGCATATGGCATCCAGGCAGCCATGGAGGACGAGCCCTCCAATGACAAT CTGTACCTGGGGGTGGTCCTGGCTGCCGTCGTCATCGTCACCGGATGCTTCTCCTACTACCAAGAGGCCAAAAGCTCCAAGATCATGGATTCCTTCAAGAACATGGTGCCCCAG CAAGCGCTGGTGATCCGGGAAGGTGAGAAGATCCAGATCAATGCTGAGAATGTGGTGGTGGGAGACCTGGTGGAGGTGAAGGGGGGGGACCGTGTGCCTGCTGACATGCGCATCATCTCCTCCCACGGCTGCAAG GTGGATAACTCATCCCTGACGGGGGAGTCGGAGCCGCAGACCCGCTCGCCCGAGTTCACCCACGAGAACCCCCTGGAGACCCGCAACATCTGCTTCTTCTCCACCAACTGCGTGGAAG gcACCGCTCGTGGCATCGTCATCTCCACGGGGGACCGGACAGTGATGGGGCGCATCGCCTCGCTGGCCTCGGGGCTGGAGATGGGGCGCACGCCCATCGCCATGGAGATCGAGCACTTCATCCGCCTCATCACCGGCGTCGCCGTCTTCCTCGGCCTCTCCTTCTTCATCCTCTCCCTCATCCTGGGATACACCTGGCTGGAGGCCGTCATCTTCCTCATCGGCATCATCGTGGCCAACGTCCCCGAGGGGCTGCTGGCCACCGTCACC GTGTGTCTGACGCTGACGGCCAAGCGCATGGCACGGAAGAACTGCCTGGTGAAGAACCTGGAGGCGGTGGAGACCTTGGGCTCCACCTCCACCATCTGCTCCGACAAAACCGGGACCCTCACCCAGAACCGCATGACCGTGGCCCACATGTGGTTTGACAACCAGATCCACGAGGCTGACACCACTGAGGACCAGTCTG GTGCCACCTTCGACAAGCGCTCCCCCACCTGGACCGCCCTGGCCCGCATCGCCGGGCTCTGCAACCGCGCCGTCTTCAAGCCTGGTCAGGAGAACATCTCCATTTCCAAG CGGGACACGGCGGGGGATGCCTCGGAGTCTGCGCTGCTCAAGTGCATTCAGCTCTCCTGCGGCTCCGTCAAGAAGATGAGGGACAGGAACCCCAAAGTCACCGAGATCCCTTTCAACTCCACCAACAAGTACCAG GTCTCCATCCACGAGCGGGAGGATGACCCCCAGGGGTATCTGCTGGTGATGAAAGGAGCCCCCGAGCGCATCCTGGATCGCTGCTCCCGCATCCTCCTGCAGGGCCAGGAGGTGCCACTGGACCAGGAGTTGCGGGAAGCCTTCCAGAACGCCTacctggagctgggggggctgggggaacGTGTGCTGG gTTTCTGTCACCTCTACCTGCCCCCCGACAAGTTCCCCCGGGGGTTCCGTTTTGATGCCGATGAGGTCAATTTCCCCACTGAGAACCTCTGCTTCGTGGGGCTCATGTCCATGATCGACCCCCCCCGAGCCGCCGTCCCCGACGCCGTCGGCAAATGCCGCAGTGCTGGCATCAAG GTGATCATGGTGACCGGGGACCACCCCATCACGGCCAAGGCCATCGCCAAGGGTGTTGGCATCATCTCCGAGGGCAACGAGACGGTGGAGGACATCGCCGCGCGCCTCAACATCCCCGTCAGCCAGGTCAACCCCCG GGAGGCCAAAGCCTGCGTGGTCCATGGGTCCGACCTGAAGGACATGACCTCGGAGCAGTTGGATGAGATCCTCAAGAACCACACGGAGATCGTCTTTGCCCGCACATCCCCCCAGCAGAAACTCATCATCGTGGAGGGCTGCCAGCGCCAG ggtgcCATCGTGGCAGTGACAGGGGACGGGGTCAATGACTCCCCTGCCCTGAAGAAGGCGGACATCGGCATCGCCATGGGCATCTCCGGCTCCGATGTCTCCAAGCAGGCGGCTGACATGATCCTGCTGGATGACAACTTTGCCTCCATCGTCACCGGCGTGGAGGAAG GCCGCCTGATCTTTGACAACCTCAAGAAGTCAATCGCCTACACCCTGACCAGCAACATCCCCGAGATcacccccttcctcctcttcatcatTGCCAACATCCCCCTGCCCCTGGGCACCGTCACCATCCTCTGCATCGACCTGGGCACCGACATG GTCCCTGCCATCTCCCTTGCCTACGAGGCAGCTGAAAGTGACATCATGAAACGCCAGCCCAGGAACCCCCGGACGGACAAACTGGTGAACGAGCGTCTGATCAGCATGGCCTATGGGCAGATCG GGATGATCCAAGCCCTTGGTGGGTTCTTCACCTACTTCGTGATCCTGGCGGAGAACGGGTTCCTGCCGGGGACCTTGGTGGGGATCCGCCTGGCTTGGGATGACCGCTCCACCAACGACCTGGAGGATTCCTATGGACAGGAGTGG ACCTACGAGCAGCGCAAGGTGGTGGAGTTCACCTGCCACACCGCCTTCTTCGCCAGCATCGTGGTGGTGCAATGGGCGGACCTCATCATCTGCAAGACCCGCCGCAACTCTGTCTTCCAGCAGGGCATGAA GAACAAGATCCTGATCTTCGGGCTGCTGGAGGAGACGGCGCTGGCAGCGTTCCTCTCCTACTGCCCCGGCATGGGGGTGGCCCTGCGCATGTACCCCCTCAA GGTCACCTGGTGGTTCTGCGCCTTCCCCTACAGCCTCCTCATCTTCGCCTACGATGAGGTCCGAAAGCTCATCCTGCGCCGGTACCCCGGCG GGTGGGTGGAGAAGGAAACCTACTACTAA
- the LOC103530530 gene encoding sodium/potassium-transporting ATPase subunit alpha-2 isoform X1, with the protein MLAVTSMPMVGREYSPAATTSENGGGKRKQKEKELDELKKEVNLDDHKLSLDELGRKYQVDLSRGLTNARAAEILLQDGPNALTPPPTTPEWVKFCRQLFGGFSILLWIGAILCFLAYGIQAAMEDEPSNDNLYLGVVLAAVVIVTGCFSYYQEAKSSKIMDSFKNMVPQQALVIREGEKIQINAENVVVGDLVEVKGGDRVPADMRIISSHGCKVDNSSLTGESEPQTRSPEFTHENPLETRNICFFSTNCVEGTARGIVISTGDRTVMGRIASLASGLEMGRTPIAMEIEHFIRLITGVAVFLGLSFFILSLILGYTWLEAVIFLIGIIVANVPEGLLATVTVCLTLTAKRMARKNCLVKNLEAVETLGSTSTICSDKTGTLTQNRMTVAHMWFDNQIHEADTTEDQSGATFDKRSPTWTALARIAGLCNRAVFKPGQENISISKRDTAGDASESALLKCIQLSCGSVKKMRDRNPKVTEIPFNSTNKYQVSIHEREDDPQGYLLVMKGAPERILDRCSRILLQGQEVPLDQELREAFQNAYLELGGLGERVLGFCHLYLPPDKFPRGFRFDADEVNFPTENLCFVGLMSMIDPPRAAVPDAVGKCRSAGIKVIMVTGDHPITAKAIAKGVGIISEGNETVEDIAARLNIPVSQVNPREAKACVVHGSDLKDMTSEQLDEILKNHTEIVFARTSPQQKLIIVEGCQRQGAIVAVTGDGVNDSPALKKADIGIAMGISGSDVSKQAADMILLDDNFASIVTGVEEGRLIFDNLKKSIAYTLTSNIPEITPFLLFIIANIPLPLGTVTILCIDLGTDMVPAISLAYEAAESDIMKRQPRNPRTDKLVNERLISMAYGQIGMIQALGGFFTYFVILAENGFLPGTLVGIRLAWDDRSTNDLEDSYGQEWTYEQRKVVEFTCHTAFFASIVVVQWADLIICKTRRNSVFQQGMKNKILIFGLLEETALAAFLSYCPGMGVALRMYPLKVTWWFCAFPYSLLIFAYDEVRKLILRRYPGGWVEKETYY; encoded by the exons ATGCTGGCGGTGACATCCATGCCCATG GTCGGGCGCGAGTACTCGCCCGCTGCCACCACCTCGGAGAACggggggggcaagaggaagcagaaggagaaggagctggatgAGCTGAAGAAGGAGGTCAACTTG GATGACCACAAACTGTCCCTGGATGAACTGGGCAGAAAGTACCAGGTGGACCTGTCCCGG gGTCTGACCAATGCACGGGCAGCCGAGATCCTTCTGCAGGACGGCCCCAACGCCCTCACgcccccccccaccacccccgAGTGGGTCAAGTTCTGCCGGCAGCTCTTCGggggcttctccatcctcctctggATCGGGGCCATCCTCTGCTTCCTGGCATATGGCATCCAGGCAGCCATGGAGGACGAGCCCTCCAATGACAAT CTGTACCTGGGGGTGGTCCTGGCTGCCGTCGTCATCGTCACCGGATGCTTCTCCTACTACCAAGAGGCCAAAAGCTCCAAGATCATGGATTCCTTCAAGAACATGGTGCCCCAG CAAGCGCTGGTGATCCGGGAAGGTGAGAAGATCCAGATCAATGCTGAGAATGTGGTGGTGGGAGACCTGGTGGAGGTGAAGGGGGGGGACCGTGTGCCTGCTGACATGCGCATCATCTCCTCCCACGGCTGCAAG GTGGATAACTCATCCCTGACGGGGGAGTCGGAGCCGCAGACCCGCTCGCCCGAGTTCACCCACGAGAACCCCCTGGAGACCCGCAACATCTGCTTCTTCTCCACCAACTGCGTGGAAG gcACCGCTCGTGGCATCGTCATCTCCACGGGGGACCGGACAGTGATGGGGCGCATCGCCTCGCTGGCCTCGGGGCTGGAGATGGGGCGCACGCCCATCGCCATGGAGATCGAGCACTTCATCCGCCTCATCACCGGCGTCGCCGTCTTCCTCGGCCTCTCCTTCTTCATCCTCTCCCTCATCCTGGGATACACCTGGCTGGAGGCCGTCATCTTCCTCATCGGCATCATCGTGGCCAACGTCCCCGAGGGGCTGCTGGCCACCGTCACC GTGTGTCTGACGCTGACGGCCAAGCGCATGGCACGGAAGAACTGCCTGGTGAAGAACCTGGAGGCGGTGGAGACCTTGGGCTCCACCTCCACCATCTGCTCCGACAAAACCGGGACCCTCACCCAGAACCGCATGACCGTGGCCCACATGTGGTTTGACAACCAGATCCACGAGGCTGACACCACTGAGGACCAGTCTG GTGCCACCTTCGACAAGCGCTCCCCCACCTGGACCGCCCTGGCCCGCATCGCCGGGCTCTGCAACCGCGCCGTCTTCAAGCCTGGTCAGGAGAACATCTCCATTTCCAAG CGGGACACGGCGGGGGATGCCTCGGAGTCTGCGCTGCTCAAGTGCATTCAGCTCTCCTGCGGCTCCGTCAAGAAGATGAGGGACAGGAACCCCAAAGTCACCGAGATCCCTTTCAACTCCACCAACAAGTACCAG GTCTCCATCCACGAGCGGGAGGATGACCCCCAGGGGTATCTGCTGGTGATGAAAGGAGCCCCCGAGCGCATCCTGGATCGCTGCTCCCGCATCCTCCTGCAGGGCCAGGAGGTGCCACTGGACCAGGAGTTGCGGGAAGCCTTCCAGAACGCCTacctggagctgggggggctgggggaacGTGTGCTGG gTTTCTGTCACCTCTACCTGCCCCCCGACAAGTTCCCCCGGGGGTTCCGTTTTGATGCCGATGAGGTCAATTTCCCCACTGAGAACCTCTGCTTCGTGGGGCTCATGTCCATGATCGACCCCCCCCGAGCCGCCGTCCCCGACGCCGTCGGCAAATGCCGCAGTGCTGGCATCAAG GTGATCATGGTGACCGGGGACCACCCCATCACGGCCAAGGCCATCGCCAAGGGTGTTGGCATCATCTCCGAGGGCAACGAGACGGTGGAGGACATCGCCGCGCGCCTCAACATCCCCGTCAGCCAGGTCAACCCCCG GGAGGCCAAAGCCTGCGTGGTCCATGGGTCCGACCTGAAGGACATGACCTCGGAGCAGTTGGATGAGATCCTCAAGAACCACACGGAGATCGTCTTTGCCCGCACATCCCCCCAGCAGAAACTCATCATCGTGGAGGGCTGCCAGCGCCAG ggtgcCATCGTGGCAGTGACAGGGGACGGGGTCAATGACTCCCCTGCCCTGAAGAAGGCGGACATCGGCATCGCCATGGGCATCTCCGGCTCCGATGTCTCCAAGCAGGCGGCTGACATGATCCTGCTGGATGACAACTTTGCCTCCATCGTCACCGGCGTGGAGGAAG GCCGCCTGATCTTTGACAACCTCAAGAAGTCAATCGCCTACACCCTGACCAGCAACATCCCCGAGATcacccccttcctcctcttcatcatTGCCAACATCCCCCTGCCCCTGGGCACCGTCACCATCCTCTGCATCGACCTGGGCACCGACATG GTCCCTGCCATCTCCCTTGCCTACGAGGCAGCTGAAAGTGACATCATGAAACGCCAGCCCAGGAACCCCCGGACGGACAAACTGGTGAACGAGCGTCTGATCAGCATGGCCTATGGGCAGATCG GGATGATCCAAGCCCTTGGTGGGTTCTTCACCTACTTCGTGATCCTGGCGGAGAACGGGTTCCTGCCGGGGACCTTGGTGGGGATCCGCCTGGCTTGGGATGACCGCTCCACCAACGACCTGGAGGATTCCTATGGACAGGAGTGG ACCTACGAGCAGCGCAAGGTGGTGGAGTTCACCTGCCACACCGCCTTCTTCGCCAGCATCGTGGTGGTGCAATGGGCGGACCTCATCATCTGCAAGACCCGCCGCAACTCTGTCTTCCAGCAGGGCATGAA GAACAAGATCCTGATCTTCGGGCTGCTGGAGGAGACGGCGCTGGCAGCGTTCCTCTCCTACTGCCCCGGCATGGGGGTGGCCCTGCGCATGTACCCCCTCAA GGTCACCTGGTGGTTCTGCGCCTTCCCCTACAGCCTCCTCATCTTCGCCTACGATGAGGTCCGAAAGCTCATCCTGCGCCGGTACCCCGGCG GGTGGGTGGAGAAGGAAACCTACTACTAA
- the KCNJ9 gene encoding G protein-activated inward rectifier potassium channel 3 has translation MAQDNAAFCGVPEGVPEGVPGEGKPPPAPPRRRGAGVRKRQRYVEKDGKCNVQHGNVRETYRYLTDIFTTLVDLEWRFSLLVFILAYAVTWLFFGLIWWFIAYCRGDLDHLEDHAWTPCVNNLNGFVSAFLFSIETETTIGYGHRVITDKCPEGIVLLLLQAILGSMVNAFMVGCMFVKISQPNKRAETLVFSSHAVVSLRDDRLCLMFRVGDLRDSHIVEASIRAKLIKSKQTQEGEFIPLDQTDLSVGFETGDDRLFLVSPLIISHEIDERSPFWDVSRHQLEKDDFEIVVILEGMVEATGMTCQARSSYLADEVLWGHRFAPLLSLEEGFYEVDYGGFHQTLPVPTPATSARQLATAAARRQAHLYWSIPSLDQEAAAGGEGQDPPGSPQESNGSLASPEAR, from the exons ATGGCCCAGGACAACGCCGCCTTCTGTGGGGTCCCCGAGGGGGTCCCCGAGGGGGTCCCCGGGGAGGGGAAGCCCCCCCCAGCGCCCCCCCGGCGGCGGGGGGCCGGTGTCCGCAAGCGTCAGCGTTACGTGGAGAAGGACGGGAAGTGCAACGTGCAGCACGGGAACGTGCGGGAGACGTACCGGTACCTGACCGACATCTTCACCACCTTGGTGGACCTCGAGTGGCGCTTCAGCCTCTTGGTCTTCATCCTGGCCTATGCCGTCACCTGGCTCTTCTTCGGCCTCATCTGGTGGTTCATCGCCTACTGCCGGGGGGACCTGGACCACCTGGAGGACCACGCCTGGACCCCCTGCGTCAACAACCTCAACGGCTTCGTCTCCgccttcctcttctccatcgAAACCGAGACCACCATCGGCTACGGCCACCGCGTCATCACCGACAAATGTCCCGAGGGCAtcgtgctgctgctgctccaggccaTCCTGGGCTCCATGGTCAACGCCTTCATGGTGGGCTGCATGTTCGTGAAGATCTCCCAACCCAACAAGAGGGCCGAGACCTTGGTCTTCTCCTCCCACGCCGTGGTGTCCCTGCGGGACGATCGGCTCTGCCTGATGTTCCGCGTGGGCGACCTGCGGGACTCGCACATCGTGGAGGCCTCCATCCGTGCcaagctcatcaagtccaagcagACGCAGGAAGGAGAGTTCATCCCCCTGGACCAGACCGACCTCAGCGTGGGCTTCGAGACGGGTGACGACCGCCTCTTCCTCGTCTCACCCCTCATCATCAGCCACGAGATCGACGAGCGCAGCCCCTTCTGGGACGTCTCGCGGCACCAGCTGGAGAAGGACGACTTTGAGATCGTCGTCATCCTCGAGGGAATGGTGGAGGCCACAG GGATGACGTGCCAGGCCCGGAGCTCCTACCTGGCAGACGAAGTGCTGTGGGGCCACCGCTTCGCCCCCCTGCTCAGCCTTGAGGAGGGATTCTACGAGGTGGACTACGGGGGCTTCCACCAGACCCTGCCCGTGCCCACCCCGGCCACCAGCGCACGCCAGTTGgccaccgccgccgcccgccgccaAGCCCACCTCTACTGGTCCATCCCCAGCCTGGACCAGGAGGCAGCGGCAGGGGGGGAAGGACAGGACCCCCCCGGTAGCCCCCAGGAGAGTAATGGCAGCTTGGCCAGCCCCGAGGCGCGGTGA
- the KCNJ10 gene encoding ATP-sensitive inward rectifier potassium channel 10, which translates to MTSATKVYYSQTTQTDSRPLIGSGLRRRRVMTKDGRSNVRMEHIADKSFLYLKDLWTTFIDMQWRYKLVLFSATFAGTWFAFGVVWYLVAVVHGDLLEFDPPANHTPCVMQVHTLTGAFLFSLESQTTIGYGFRYISEECPLAIVLLITQLVLTTIMEIFITGTFLAKIARPKKRAETIKFSQKAVVAQHNGKTCLMIRVANMRKSLLIGCQVTGKLLQTHLTKEGESVRLNQVNVDFQVDTSSDSPFLILPLTFYHVVDDSSPFRDAALRAGEGDFELVVILSGTVESTSATCQVRTSYLPEEILWGYEFTPAISLSASGKYVADFSLFDQVVKVTAPCCLHETVRFGDPEKVKLEESLREAAEREREQEREGAPLSVRISNV; encoded by the coding sequence ATGACGTCAGCCACCAAGGTGTACTACAGTCAGACGACGCAGACCGACAGCCGCCCGCTCATCGGCTCGGGGCTGCGCCGGCGCCGGGTGATGACCAAGGATGGCCGGAGCAACGTGCGGATGGAGCACATCGCCGACAAGAGCTTCCTGTACCTCAAGGACCTCTGGACCACCTTCATCGACATGCAGTGGCGCTACAAGCTCGTCCTCTTCTCCGCCACCTTCGCCGGCACCTGGTTCGCCTTCGGCGTCGTCTGGTACCTGGTGGCCGTGGTCCACGGGGACCTCCTGGAGTTCGACCCTCCCGCCAACCACACGCCGTGCGTGATGCAGGTCCACACCCTCACCGGcgccttcctcttctccctggagTCCCAGACCACCATCGGCTACGGCTTCCGCTACATCAGCGAGGAGTGTCCCCTGGCCATCGTCCTGCTCATCACCCAGCTGGTCCTCACCACCATCATGGAGATCTTCATCACCGGCACCTTCCTGGCCAAGATCGCCCGCCCCAAGAAGCGCGCCGAGACCATCAAGTTCAGCCAGAAGGCGGTGGTGGCCCAGCACAACGGGAAGACCTGCCTGATGATCCGCGTGGCCAACATGCGCAAGAGCCTCCTGATCGGCTGCCAGGTGACGGGCAAGCTCCTCCAGACCCACCTCACCAAGGAAGGCGAGAGCGTCCGCCTCAACCAGGTCAACGTGGACTTCCAGGTGGACACCTCCTCCGACAGccccttcctcatcctcccGCTCACCTTCTACCACGTGGTGGACGACTCCAGTCCCTTCCGGGACGCGGCCCTGCGGGCAGGCGAAGGGGACTTCGAGCTGGTGGTCATCCTCAGCGGCACCGTGGAGTCCACCAGCGCCACGTGCCAGGTCCGGACGTCCTACCTGCCCGAGGAGATCCTCTGGGGATACGAGTTCACCCCGGCCATCTCCCTCTCGGCCAGCGGCAAGTACGTGGCCGACTTCAGCCTCTTCGACCAAGTGGTGAAGGTGACAGCACCCTGCTGCCTCCACGAGACCGTCCGGTTCGGGGACCCCGAGAAGGTGAAGTTGGAGGAGTCCCTGCGGGAGGCGGCGGAGCGGGAGCGGGAGCAGGAGCGGGAGGGAGCACCCCTGAGCGTCCGCATCAGCAACGTCTGA